A portion of the Paenibacillus hamazuiensis genome contains these proteins:
- the map gene encoding type I methionyl aminopeptidase — MITIKTKEEIGLMRKAGELLSSCHKEIAKRIRPGITTMEIDQFVENYLKQHGASPEQKGYRGYPYATCASVNDVICHGFPSQRPLQSGDIVTIDMVVNVDGWLADSAWSYAVGDISPQADHLLKVTKESLFKGIEQAVVGNRIGDISHAIQAYAEAEGLSVVRDFVGHGIGQNMHEEPQVPHYGPAGRGPRLREGMVITIEPMLNTGSYKTKVDEDGWTARTVDGGLSAQYEHTIAITEDGPFIITL, encoded by the coding sequence ATGATCACGATCAAGACGAAAGAAGAAATCGGCCTGATGCGCAAAGCCGGAGAGCTGCTGTCCTCCTGCCATAAAGAAATCGCCAAACGGATCCGGCCCGGCATCACGACGATGGAAATCGACCAATTCGTCGAAAATTACTTGAAGCAGCACGGAGCCTCTCCTGAGCAAAAAGGATATCGCGGTTACCCTTACGCCACCTGCGCTTCGGTCAACGATGTCATCTGCCACGGCTTTCCGAGCCAAAGACCGCTGCAGTCCGGGGATATCGTAACGATCGATATGGTCGTCAATGTGGACGGATGGCTCGCCGACTCCGCCTGGTCTTATGCCGTCGGGGACATTTCCCCGCAAGCGGACCATTTGCTGAAGGTTACGAAGGAGTCGCTTTTTAAAGGCATCGAGCAGGCGGTGGTCGGCAACCGCATCGGCGATATTTCCCATGCGATACAAGCTTATGCGGAAGCGGAAGGGTTGTCCGTCGTGCGCGACTTCGTCGGCCACGGTATCGGGCAAAATATGCACGAGGAACCTCAGGTGCCTCATTACGGGCCGGCAGGCCGGGGACCCCGCCTCCGCGAAGGCATGGTCATCACCATCGAGCCGATGCTGAACACCGGCAGCTATAAAACAAAGGTCGACGAGGACGGCTGGACGGCACGCACGGTGGACGGCGGATTATCCGCCCAATACGAGCACACCATCGCGATCACCGAAGACGGACCTTTCATCATTACGCTGTAA